GCTACCGATCTGTAAGAGAAGATGAGGTACTGAATCTCATCAAACGGATTTCTTTAAAAACAGGATCAACAGTCAATCTTACCAGTGAAATTTACTCATCAACATATAGCATCTCGTACCGAGCAGCCTTTGGTAAAAGAAGCAAAGATCTTGAAAACTTCATACACTGTGTGAAGGAATCTATGAAGCTGGCGAGCGGCTTTAATTTAGCAGATGTTTTTCCTTCAGTCAAATTGCTTCATCTGCTAAGTGGGATGAAGCCCAAACTCGAGAGGCTGCATAAAGAAGCTGACAGGATAATGGAGAACATCATTAATGAGCACAAGGAAGATAAGACATCAACAAAAGTTCTCGAAGGTGAAGCAGAGGAAGATCTTCTAGATGTTCTCCTAAAGTTTCATGAACATGGCGGTGGGCTTGAGTTTTCCCTAACCACTGAAAACATCAAAGCAATAATCATAGTAAGTACACTCTTttcttaagaaaataaaataccGAAAATACACTATTGATATCATGCTATAATAAATTAACAAGTCAATCGAGTTTTCAATCTCCATATATATGAGTAATATGACCTTAATGTTATAAATTATCTGCTATGAACAAATATGCATGCTAAGTATATGAACTTTTCACAAATACAACTCTATAATACTGCAAACAGACACTACATTAGTTTTGTAAACCCAAGTTTTCAAGGCTTCAACCATAATGCTGCTTTTGTTTGCTTCTGTATCTGGCATAAATACAAACATTGTTTCTTCTCAATCTAGATGCTAGACCTACCTTGCTAGGTGTTTACAATACCTGATGCTACTTCAGGTAACATGTACTTACTACATCTCCAGAGGATGTCTGTCTTGCAATATCAAATACAGCAAAAAGGTTGGGAGATTTTCTCATTGTAGTCAATCTGTTCCCTTTGCACGAAAGCATCAACTTAGCCTACAATAGTCTTTCAGTAATGAGCTATAGAGACTTCTAGTCAGCACATAAAACGTTTCAGGACTAGGAAGTAATGATGAACTCGTAACGATTTGATACCTGACCATTTATACTTCACAAAATCATTCATAAAACACCAAACATAGGAAGTGATGATCAACCAAGCTGAAAAAGTTGAGCAAGATCAACACAAGAAACAAGTGAGTAGGTCTCCACATAAATCAGCAGGAACATAATGGAAATTAAATTGTACAAAGCAAGGGACGAGTTCCCAATTTTTCAACAGCATTCTAGACCAGCAACAATAAAGATACATCAGTtaaacatgaaaataaaaatcactACTGATTATTGAATGGAAACATCCCAGGCGAGAATATTGCAGAGATGAACCATCCCTGAGTTCTGAAGAAGTTGATATCCCATATTAGAtgccccattctaaacttcagagATTGTCAACAGTCAACACAATGTTTTCATGAAATTTGCATTCATCCATTCTTCTCCTAAACTCCTCATGAAATTTAAGACTCCTAAAAGTCACCATTCATCATTTGTAGATGAGCTAACAGAGGTTTAAGAATTATTTCTTCTTTAAATAAGATTGCTTGTAATAAGTTTACCAACATATTCATATAGCCTTTCATTTGAATCGTTTGCAGTTGATATAAAATTCTCTTCATTAACTCAAATTATGAACTAATTATTAATAGGAGATATTTGGTGGTGGGGGTGAGACATCATCTACAACTGTTGATTGGGCAATGTCAGAAATGATTAAAAATCCGAGAATAATGAAAATGGCGCAGAATGAAGTGAGGGAAGTGTTTAATAGAAAAGGGATCGCAGATGAAACAGGCATTGGGGAGATGAAATATTTGGACTTAGTTATCAAAGAGACACTAAGGTTACACCCTTCTAATCCCTTGTTACTTCCAAgagaatgcagtgagaggtgtGAGATTGATGGATATGAAATACCTGTCAAAACCAAGGTAGTTATCAATGCATGGGCAATTGCTACAGATCCAAGTTACTGGACTAAGCCTGAGAGCTTTACTCCAGAGAGATTTCTTGACAGCTCTATTGACTACAGGGGATTAAACTTTGAGTATATCCCATTTGGTGCTGGAAGGAGAATTTGCCCTGGCATATCATTTGGTCTGGCCAACGTCAAGCTCCAACTTGCAATGTTGTTGTACCATTTTGATTGGAAACTCCCCAAAGGAATGAAGCACGATGACCTGGACATGACTGAGGCCTTCGGTGTCACCTCCAGCAGGAAACAGGATCTACACTTGATTCCCATTCCGTATCATCATCCACCTACTGAAAAAGCCCAAATATAAGAAGGTGATGAGAAAGTTGAATTATGTTATTATTATGAAATATGTGAAATTCTATGCTGTTATAATTAACGTATCAACAATGAATGTAGACTAGTTACATCTTGCGGTAGATCAGTTCCATGCAGTAATAGACAAACTCCCACTAGTCTACTGCTATATGAAGCTGGTGTTCCTAATTAGATCTAGTCTACATTATTCTTGCCTAATAAGAATCATATTTCCTATGGATAGTATACTAATCGAAAGAAAtttcacaaatcaattgagttGAGAAGCATATAATGCATTTACAGTCATCatgaaaaaacataaataccaACAATTGCATACTCAAATGAGTATTTCATTTACTCAGTGAGAAAACTTAACGAACAGCTGAATAATTGCAAAATTGGGTATTTCCCAAACTGAAATAATTCCCGAATATGCTACGTGTGGTTTCTAAAGTGCACTACAGGTCTACGGCATAACATTCTAGTCTATCATAATCCCACATGTAAATACTTTGTTAGTATATTGAATACAAAATTAACTAATAGTAATCATACATCTGCCAAAAGAACAAGTAGCTTTTTTGGTTCCAATTGCAGACCTCAGGGAAAATCTAGTCACGAGAAACAAAAGAGACACAGCAGTAGCTTTGATAGATCTTTAAAGAGTATCTTAACCAAGATAAGCCTTCCTAACCTTAAAATGGCCTATAGTCCCCCTCCACTGCTTCACTGTCTATTGAACACTTCTCTTTTGTTTCAGAGACTCATGCTCCACCAGCAGTACCCATTCTCCGGCTTGGCCAAGTGAATAAGAACATTAATCTTTAGCTCATAACTGAGTTTGGGCATGAAACGATGCTGTCTCTAGCTACCTCAATCTGCATGAACATTTCCCTCTTCTCAAACAGAAGACCTCTCGCATAAATGGATGACCAGACAGTCAGCTAATTGTGGTCCTATGGTCGCCTAGGCAATCACGAATTACTCCCCTGCTCCTCCGCCAAATCAACAATAAGCATGAAGTACTCAAACTCTGGCTGCCCCATGCCTTTTTATCCTGTGTCTGCTATACAATTACTAACTCTAGCCTGACCATGGTGAGCAAGGAGAAAAGCAGCCTCTGCTCTACCTCGGTAGGTAGGATTAGGAATGCATTACCATTCCAAAGCAAATCACTACGCAATCACCTAAAGAACCCACAAAGAGGTGAAGTGATGAGTCTTAGGCTCGCAAAATGAATACTGAATCATCCCGAGGACCATGCAATTCCAAGTAGACACTCCAATATTTGCGCACCTTGTCAATGAGATCAGACACCTTGCTTCACGTTGTACTTGGAGACTGGACATGGAAGAGTATATGCAGTTGAAATGATAGGATTGTGGAAGCCAACTGTCCTGCCAAATAGCAATACCTTATATATGTGAATTGTGAAATTTTTCTGAAGTCCTTTTGTATATATGGATTTGCAGAAAATGTGTCAGATGCTGGTGGGGAAACAAAATATCATACAATTATCCACTAGCAGGCACTTTACAAGCTCCGTCATCCCAACTCCTAAAAAGAAGGTGGTTTGCTTGCCAAGCAAGGATGGCAACTTTTTCATAACCTGGATTTCTTTTTAGCTTAAATTGCTCTAATCTGGCAAGCTATTGTTGGGTCTGCTCATTATACTTGGAGGAGTATCAAGGAAGCTGGTACAATTTTGAATTCTGTTCTCAATAGCAGGtttggaaaaacaaaacaacaatccATTTTATAATCACATTCCACCAGCAAAAACATTCAGTAATGACGCCATATGCACTCAAATATATTGCACAAATACCTTATCAGCATGTGCGCCATGCCAAGAGAAACATGAACACATATTAAGGTctaaatttcaaaaccaaagaCACTCCCAAGGGAAGGAGAAACAAATCACAACATGCAGCATAAAACTCTTGCAATGCCAGACGCATGGCAGAGCCTGAATCACACAACTTCTTGTAGTCTAAGAATCACATATAACTTCAGCTTCTTCCTTGCACATGCAAGGTTGCAGCCAATACACAACTTTCAGAGTTGTCTTAATCCTCCTTGTTCTAATTCAAATCTAGCAACTTCCCGAATGACTTAGCTGTCTGAAACAGGATACAAGCCTCTATTCACTTTCCTTTGAGTCTCAAAGTAAATGCCTGCAGGGACAGCAGAACTTTTTTTAACCTCTCCTTGGACTGTTCATCAATCAAGTTGCCATCACTGTCGAATTTTTCTGGAGGCTGGAATGCATTCAAGAAAAACTCAGGCTTGTTAATGAAATGAAGGTTAAGGAAAACTCCAACTTGGCGAAGATGGTATTGGGCTCGTCCACTACCAAAGTCTCCTCCGGCACTTATAATTGCAGCACCCTTATCAGCCCATACATTTGGAGGTCTGGACGCCCAGTCAATTGCATTCTTCAGAGGTGCTGGTATAGTCAAGTTGAAGGAAATGTTTAGGAAATAGCAGAATCTACAACAATAAACCATTTTGCCGGTAGACCATTATTTTAGCAACAATAATACTGAACCTCTATTTTCAGGATTACAGTACCTATAGTCTAAACTTATGCATCCGACTCAAATCAACTAGCAATAGTGGAGACACTGAGAACCGTCTGCTGTTATATATACGAGGTCTTATTTTTCATATGCAGGCAAGGTCTAATGACTCTAATCTAATTTGGGACAACACTCGACGTTTCAACACAATCAACTATATATGTTAGGACTTAGGAGACATCAAAGAAAAGATTTGCTCAGGAGGACTGTATTTATAATCGCTTGTGTTTAGGTAAGAGATATGAGATCAATAGCAGAGAAGCCTCTTCCTCTGCATCTTTCCACACAGTAGGCTACATATGACACAGATAAcaccaattttctttctttgaaagatggCTGGGTTACACCAATTAAAATAACAATAGAATAAAAGAATCCAAAGCAATAATCTAAAACTATTCTGTAGTTGAAATTCTGGATCTGGAACATACATTAGTGTATACCAATTGGGTTGGGTCCCACGCATCACAGTCAAATTCCCCTGATTAGCCAACTTCACGCACTTGGTACCTtttacaataattttttttgttttattgtgAAATTAATTGCTAATTAATTCCGGCACATTTACTAAttacctttcttctttttcgcATCAAAAAGGTTGGTATTGTTAGAATCTTGTAACCCTGGACTTTTACTAAACACACTCTGGAGCTCTAAGCCTCTGATCTTTATTGAATGAATAACAGTTGGCTTTATACTAGCCATGCAACACAGGAATGATCACAAAATAACAACCACGTTTACAAACCCTAATAACATGGAGCATCAGTTAGAGAATAATTCAAAACTAATCTAAACCCTAATGACTAGGGCTTTATTAACAGAATAACAATAAACCCTATAATAAATGAGACTAAGTCATAGTGACTTAACTAATAAGAGAACCCTAACAAATCCTCCCATAAACTGAACTGCTATCTGCAGTCAGTTTACACACACCAAGTTGATCTCTCATCTTCAAGAACACCTCCAGCTTCAAGGGCTTAGTCATCACATCAGCAACTTGATCTTTTGAACCACAATGCACTAATTCAACTACTCCATCTTTGGATAAGTCACGAAGAAAATGGAATCTGACATCAATGTGTTTACTATTACCATGCATGACTGGATTCTTTGACAACTTAATGGCTGAGCTATTATCACAAAAGATGGTGGTACACTTACTTGGTTTGTGATTAAGCTCTTCAAGAATTCTCTGCATCCACACACACTGACATGCACAGGAGGCTGCAGCAATGAACTCAGCCTCCGTGGTAGAGAGTGAGACAACCGGTTGTTTCTTTGAGGACCAAGCCACTGCACCAAAACTCAATAGAAATACATAGCCTGAGGTGCTCTTCCGATCGTCAATGTCTCCGGCGTAATCACTATCGGAGAAAGCCAGCAAACTTCCATCTCCACCTTTCTTGTATTGAATCCCTAGCTCAActgtaccttttaagtatctCAAAACTCTCTTCACAGCTTGTTGATGCATGTCAGTAGGCCTTTCCATAAAATGACTAATTAAGCTTACCACATACATCAAATCGGGCCTGGTGGCCGTTAGATACATGAGGCTTCCCACCATTTGTTTATAAGCTGTGGCATCAATACATGCACCTCCTTCATCCTTCACAAGCTTGGAGCCTGGTACGATCGGGTTTTTCACAGGATTGCAGTGTTCCATGCCAAACCTCTCTAGCACTTCGTTAGCATACTTCTTCTGGTTAATGAAAATCCCATCTGAGCTTTGAATAACCTCCACACCTAGGAAATACCTCATTTTTCCAAGGTCTGTCATATCAAAGTGCTGCTTCATGGAGTCTTTAAATCTCTCAAACATAGCCTCATTATTTCCTGTGAAGATAAGATCATCAACATACAAACTTACCACTAGGAGCTTCCCACCTTCTTCAGTCTTAATAAACAATATGTGTTCACTAGGACATCGCTCAAACCCTTCAGCAGTGAAGTAAGACTCTATTTTGCTGTACCAAGCTCGAGGAGCTTGTTTGAGTCCGTATAGGGCCTTTTTCAATCTGTACACCTTGTCTTCTTCACCCTTCTTTTCATACCCCAGAGGTTGATCAATGTACACTTCTTCATTGAGTTCACCATGCAGAAATGCACTCTTCGCATCAAGTTGGTACATACTCCATCCCTTGTGTGCTACAAGAGCTAAGATCATTCGAATAGTATCCCATCGAGTTACAGGGGCAAACACTTCGTTGTAATCAATCCCATGCTGCTGAGTGTAGCCCTTGGCTACAAGCCGGGCTTTATACTTGTCAACCTCCCCATTCTCGTTCAACTTGGTCTTATATAGCCACTTTACTCCTATTCTCTTTGCTCCTTCTGGTAATGAACATAACTCCCAGGTGCCATTCTTCTCGATGGCTTCAATTTCGCACTCCATAGCATCTCTCCATTTTAGGCTATTGATTGCATCTTCAAAGAACACAGGATCAGCTGATGAGGTGTACATCACTAGATTTTCTTCCCCTCGGATAAACCTTCTCCGCTCACATAGTCCTCCATCCATGGAGGTGTTCTTCGTGTCCTCCCTTGAACTGGATTTGATGGTGAATTTGTCTCATTATGTGAAGTTCCTGAGGCATCACCTCCTTCTTCAATCACATTTTCTTCTTCGATATTCTGCTCCCCTGcatcactttcttcttcttgttcactaccctccatctcatcttcatctccCCATTCTAGTACATCACTCTTGTTGCCTCTATTAGCTGCATCCCAATTCCACCTCTCTTCTTCCTCGAACACCACATCTCTACTTATCACTATTTTCTTCAACACTGGATCATACAATCGATAGGCTTTCGACTCCTCGCTTAAGCCTAAGAAAACACACTTGTAGCTCTTGTCATCGAGTTTCTGTCTCTTGTTGTCAGTAACATGTACATGCCCTACACACCCAAACACTCTTAGGTGAGCTACTGATGGCTTGTACTCACCCCATGCTTCCTCTGGGGTCATATCTTTCACTACAACTGTAGGACATCTGTTTAGAACATGAACTGCCCAATTGACTGCCTCCGGCCAGAATTCCCTTGGAATTTGCTTCTCTGCTAACATGCACCGTACCATATTCTGATATTCATAATGGTACGATTTCTTCTCTCTGCCACCCCATTCTGTTGTGAGGTATAGGCTACAGTGAGTTGTCTTCCGATCCCATTTGAGCTATAGAACCTGTTGAACTCCTGTGAAGTGAATTCACCTCCTCTATCGGTACGAAGACAACATATGGAGCTTCCTGTCTCTTTCTCAACTAAGCTCTTGAATTTTTTGAACATGACAAAGGCTTTTGACTTGGCATTCAAGAAGAAAGACCATACTTTTCTGCTATAATCATCGATAAAAGTAATTAAGTACCTCTTTTGGCTGTTGGACTCAGGTGTAATTGGACCGCAAATGTCTGCATGAACTAGCTGTAATCTTTGTGATGCTCTCCACAAACTTTTCCTTGGAATGGCTTCACGATGCTGCTTGCCTACCATGCAGCTGGTGCAGACCTTTGTGGAAGCGTTAAGTGATGGCAACCCTTTCACTAGTTTCTTGTAGGACAAGGTTCTCAGGCCTTTGTAGCTAAGATGTCCAAGCCTTCGATGCCATAATTCAGTCTCATCCTCTTCTGTAGTCTTAAAGCATGTTGTAGCTTGAGTTTGTACTGATGCAAGCAAGATGAACATACGATTGGCAAACATGGCAGTCTGCATGATCAACCCTCTCATAGGGTGATAGATTTTGCAAATGCCATGGTGAATCAGGATGGCCAAGTTTTTCGCTTGCAATTGACCAATACTAAGCAAATTGTTTTTCAATTCAGGAATGTAAAACACCTCACCAATCACCTGAGTTATCCCATCAATCTGTAATCTGATGCATCCCTTCCCCATTACTGCCATCTTCATGTTGTTGCCAAGTTTCACTACATGTCGGAATGACTCATCAAGGTTAAAAAACCATTGTTTGTTGCCACTCATGTGGTTGCTGCAGCCTGAATCTAAGAACCAAACTTCCTCTCTTCTTGAGTTGTGGAGCTCCACATATGTCATTAACAACATCTCCTGCTCTTCATCAAGTTCTGTATAGTTTACGCCTTTCTCCCAGCTAGGACACTCGTATTGGAAGTGTCCCAGCTTATGGCACTTGAAGCACTCCACTACTGCCCTGTTGAATGGCTGCCTTCCACGACCTCTGCCTCTTCCTCTCACCATGCCTCGGCCTCTACCTCGGACACCCATCCTCTCCTCATAGCTTACTTTCAGAGCTTGTTCTTCACTCCCATGGCCATTCATCCTTTGCTCCTGAACTAGTAGACTACTTTGTAGTTCATCTACTGTCAATGTATCCAAGTTATTGGATTCTTCTACAGAACATACCACATAGTCAAACTTTGTGGTCATAGACCTCAGAATTTTCTCAATAATGACCACCTGCTCCATTCTTTCTCCATGGATCTTCATTTTGTTGACAATTGTGAGAGTCCTGGCAAAGTAATCATCTACTTTCTCTCCTTCCTTCATCTGCAAGACTTCGAACTCTTTCCTGAGGGCTTGAAGCTGTGCACGCTTAACCCTAGTTGAGCCTTGATATTTCTGTTTCATGGAATCCCAGATATGCTTGGCTGTATCTTTATTTAGGATTGTTTCCATGATTGTGCGGTCGATGGCCTGGAAGAGATAGTTCTTCGTCTTGAGATCTTTTAGCTTTTGATCCTCGATCGATTTGCGTTGACCCTCTGCCAACTCAGCTCCTTCTACTGGTAACGTGACTCCATTCTCAATCAATCCCCAATACTCCTTGGAGCGTAAGAAATTCTCCATCAACATAGCCCAGTGATCATAATGGCCATCAAATTTTGGGATCGCTGGCTGCACAAAGCTGCCCTCAGTTGCCAtcctcactctctctttcttactcttctttctcttctctctcactcAGAAATCTAATCTTGGTCAGGCTCCGTGgtggagctctgataccacttgttagAATCTTGTAACCCTGGACTTTTACTAAACACACTCTGGAGCTCTAAGCCTCTGATCTTTATTGAATGAATAACAGTTGGCTTTATACTAGCCATGCAATACAGGAATGATCACAAAATAACAACCATGTTTACAAACCCTAATAACATGGAGCATTAGTTAGAGAATAATTCAAACCTAATCTAAACCCTAATGACTAGGGCTTTATTAACAGAATAACAATAAACCCTATAATAAATGAGACTAAGTCATAGTGACTTAACTAATAAGAAACCCTAACAGGTATATCGCTAAAAGATTTAACATTTTGTTCTTCAAGTTGAAAAATTTGATGCCTCTACGATTTTAAAAAATTCAATACATGTCAATATCTTCATGATCCATATAGTCATTGTCAATATTAAAATCAGTAAAGAATGAGCCTGGTGGTTGTTTTCCAAACAAAGTGATTAATCATGATACATTCATGTATCCAAGATATATTTAATGGTTTTATAACTTCTTTCAATATATTTCAACCAATATAGTCGCTTGCTAATTATTCATGTTGATTACAATTATTTTATCAGCAATTGACGTTTGCATATGATCTTGAACACACCTTGATTGTATTACAAGGACAAGGATAAAATTTAACctataagaaaatatttaattagtattttgatatataaagtATTTAATTCTTATTCTATTTTTGtggatttttctttgtttttatttttatttatttatttatttattaataagaAGGGGTATAGATGGTAAtttgatgacaaaaaaaatacaGGGTATGTATTAAGTAATTGAGGATGTATTAAAAACTTCTCTTTTTCTATATATCATTAATGAAGCGAAGGAAACAAAGTAAGAAATATATA
This portion of the Rosa chinensis cultivar Old Blush chromosome 1, RchiOBHm-V2, whole genome shotgun sequence genome encodes:
- the LOC112177305 gene encoding cytochrome P450 71D9 — encoded protein: MELQWPPSFQVLFTFLLFIIMVVNIATRNTAKYSASKNLPPGPWKLPVIGNLHQLVGSLPHHVLRDLANKYGPLMHLKLGEVSTIVVSSPEIAKEVMKTHDVVFASRPQIVATAIMTYGCTSVSFAPYGDYWRQLRKIYAHELLSKMRVQSYRSVREDEVLNLIKRISLKTGSTVNLTSEIYSSTYSISYRAAFGKRSKDLENFIHCVKESMKLASGFNLADVFPSVKLLHLLSGMKPKLERLHKEADRIMENIINEHKEDKTSTKVLEGEAEEDLLDVLLKFHEHGGGLEFSLTTENIKAIIIEIFGGGGETSSTTVDWAMSEMIKNPRIMKMAQNEVREVFNRKGIADETGIGEMKYLDLVIKETLRLHPSNPLLLPRECSERCEIDGYEIPVKTKVVINAWAIATDPSYWTKPESFTPERFLDSSIDYRGLNFEYIPFGAGRRICPGISFGLANVKLQLAMLLYHFDWKLPKGMKHDDLDMTEAFGVTSSRKQDLHLIPIPYHHPPTEKAQI
- the LOC112182619 gene encoding NADPH:quinone oxidoreductase; amino-acid sequence: MDASVAAKSLVKIAAVSGSLRQGSYNRGLIRSAIEISKAIEGVQIEYIDIAPLPLLNTDLEGEESFPPAVEAFRQKIREADSILFASPEYNYSIAAPLKNAIDWASRPPNVWADKGAAIISAGGDFGSGRAQYHLRQVGVFLNLHFINKPEFFLNAFQPPEKFDSDGNLIDEQSKERLKKVLLSLQAFTLRLKGK